A window of Infirmifilum lucidum contains these coding sequences:
- a CDS encoding ATP-binding cassette domain-containing protein — protein sequence MGEAIVVEDLVKKFKDVTAVDHVSFRVKSGEIYGLLGPNGAGKTTTIHILTTLLRPTSGKALVAGFDVVKQPHEVRKHIGIVFQDPSLDNQLTAYDNMYIHGRLYGLSGEELKRRIYELLDFVELKQYANKLVRYFSGGMRRRLEIARSLLHEPEILFLDEPTIGLDPQTRVKIWDYIMAIKREHGTTILLTTHYMDEADQLCERIAIMDHGKIKAEGPPEELKSKLGGEVIYLKLDGYQAPAPCIEADFVESCKPVGRDTIQLAVRSASTALPRIFELANVMGLRIVEVTYRRPTLNEVFINLTGRELRDSLEEGGFRPPHRRW from the coding sequence GTGGGTGAGGCTATCGTTGTAGAAGACCTCGTTAAGAAGTTCAAGGACGTCACAGCTGTAGACCACGTGAGCTTCAGGGTCAAGAGCGGCGAGATATACGGCCTGCTAGGCCCCAACGGCGCCGGCAAGACCACGACGATCCACATCCTGACGACTCTACTGCGCCCCACTAGCGGCAAGGCCCTGGTGGCGGGCTTCGACGTGGTGAAACAGCCGCACGAGGTTAGGAAGCACATAGGCATCGTCTTCCAGGATCCAAGCCTCGACAACCAGCTCACGGCGTACGACAACATGTACATACACGGGAGGCTCTACGGACTGAGCGGGGAGGAGCTCAAGAGGAGGATCTACGAGCTACTAGACTTCGTCGAGCTTAAACAGTACGCCAACAAGCTCGTGAGGTACTTCTCGGGCGGCATGAGGAGGAGGCTCGAGATCGCCCGCTCGCTTCTCCACGAGCCGGAGATACTCTTCCTCGACGAGCCCACAATAGGCCTTGACCCACAGACCAGGGTGAAGATATGGGACTACATCATGGCTATTAAGAGGGAGCACGGGACGACAATACTCCTGACCACGCACTACATGGACGAGGCTGACCAGCTGTGCGAGCGGATAGCCATAATGGATCACGGCAAGATAAAGGCTGAGGGGCCTCCAGAAGAGCTTAAGTCGAAGCTGGGGGGCGAAGTAATATACCTTAAACTCGACGGCTACCAGGCGCCTGCCCCGTGCATAGAGGCCGACTTCGTCGAGAGCTGTAAGCCTGTGGGGAGAGACACTATCCAGCTTGCAGTGAGGAGCGCGTCCACCGCTCTACCCAGGATATTTGAGCTAGCCAACGTGATGGGCTTGAGAATAGTAGAAGTGACCTACAGGAGGCCGACGCTGAACGAGGTCTTCATAAACCTGACTGGGCGCGAG
- a CDS encoding PadR family transcriptional regulator: MQRSRLKARFRGAMKLLTLHMLSEGPNHAYGVMRRLGEVMGFMPSSGAFFPVLKSLVRNGLVEVEEVERDGRRVKVYRLSEGGRAVLESHRRQVEDALRLARSFKRFSESGLSRVFRVVEDIIESMGGLSDRQVEELRKAILDFEYRVLEIIRGGGSG; encoded by the coding sequence ATGCAGAGATCCAGGCTCAAGGCTAGGTTTCGGGGGGCCATGAAGCTACTCACCCTCCACATGCTGAGCGAAGGGCCGAACCACGCTTACGGTGTGATGAGGAGGCTCGGCGAGGTCATGGGCTTCATGCCTAGTAGCGGCGCTTTCTTCCCAGTGCTCAAGAGCTTGGTTCGCAACGGGCTTGTCGAGGTCGAGGAGGTTGAGAGAGACGGTAGGCGAGTGAAGGTCTACCGACTAAGCGAGGGGGGCAGGGCTGTCCTGGAGAGCCATCGCAGGCAGGTTGAAGACGCTCTGAGGCTCGCCAGGTCTTTCAAGAGGTTCAGCGAGTCCGGCCTTTCGCGCGTTTTCCGCGTTGTAGAAGACATCATAGAGAGTATGGGTGGGCTGAGCGACAGGCAGGTCGAGGAGCTCAGGAAAGCTATTCTGGACTTCGAGTATAGGGTTCTCGAGATAATAAGGGGTGGTGGGAGTGGGTGA
- a CDS encoding MFS transporter, which produces MSQGQEFSYFKVFLLGFGFFGISIIWSIYNSYVPIFLKQLGLASWLVGFIMTIDNLFAVVLLPYLGVLSDVTRTKIGRRKPYILLGAPPAALTFALIPLFRGELLPMMAVIVAMNLSMALFRSPVIAFMPDITPSEKRSQANGIINFMGGVGSLLAFFAGSVLYRMNLSYPFIASGAVLLLSSLLVVLLVDEPEEFKVRERSGPSFSEVLRKTFRQSFSELAGNIRLAVTDPDRSLLFMLSSIFLWFVGYNAIETFFTSYAKWYMGIDEATGSFILGFVALGFLIFSLPAGFIGARLGRRRTMMLGLLLLVSLLAGVHVAAHSLSGGSLVALVEALFFLGGFAWALVNVNSLPTVVDMTTRERLGAYTGLYYFASQSAAIIAPPIAGLFIDMLGYSTLMPYSIAFLLLSAATLQFVKKGEARKGF; this is translated from the coding sequence GTGTCACAAGGGCAAGAGTTCAGCTACTTCAAAGTGTTTCTCCTGGGCTTCGGCTTCTTCGGCATAAGCATCATCTGGTCCATATACAACTCCTACGTCCCGATATTCCTGAAGCAGCTCGGGCTAGCCTCGTGGCTCGTAGGGTTCATAATGACGATAGACAACCTCTTCGCAGTCGTCCTACTACCGTACCTAGGCGTCTTAAGCGACGTCACGAGAACCAAGATCGGCAGGAGGAAGCCCTACATCCTCCTAGGCGCCCCGCCGGCGGCCCTGACTTTTGCCCTTATACCGCTCTTCAGGGGCGAGCTCCTCCCAATGATGGCTGTCATAGTAGCGATGAACCTCTCCATGGCCCTGTTCAGATCCCCCGTCATAGCCTTCATGCCGGACATCACGCCGAGCGAGAAGAGGAGCCAGGCGAATGGAATCATAAACTTCATGGGCGGTGTGGGGTCTCTGCTGGCGTTCTTCGCCGGGTCTGTGCTGTACAGAATGAATCTGTCCTACCCGTTCATCGCCTCCGGGGCTGTCCTACTCCTCTCGAGCCTCCTGGTTGTACTGCTCGTAGACGAGCCGGAGGAGTTCAAAGTCAGGGAGAGGAGCGGGCCGAGCTTCTCGGAGGTGCTGAGGAAGACATTCAGGCAGAGCTTCAGCGAGCTTGCAGGCAACATCAGGCTAGCGGTTACAGACCCCGATAGGAGCCTGCTCTTCATGCTCTCATCGATCTTCCTCTGGTTCGTAGGCTACAATGCGATCGAGACCTTCTTCACGAGCTACGCTAAGTGGTACATGGGCATAGACGAGGCTACAGGCTCGTTCATCCTGGGCTTCGTGGCGCTCGGCTTCCTCATATTCTCCCTACCTGCGGGCTTCATAGGAGCCAGGCTCGGGAGGAGGAGGACGATGATGCTGGGGCTCCTGCTACTAGTCTCACTGCTGGCCGGCGTCCACGTAGCGGCTCACAGCCTTAGCGGGGGCTCGCTAGTAGCCCTCGTAGAGGCCTTGTTCTTCCTCGGCGGCTTCGCCTGGGCGCTCGTCAACGTCAACAGCCTCCCGACGGTCGTGGACATGACTACGCGCGAGAGGCTCGGAGCATACACGGGGCTGTACTACTTCGCCTCCCAGAGCGCCGCGATAATAGCCCCTCCCATCGCAGGGCTCTTCATAGACATGCTCGGGTACTCCACGCTCATGCCATACTCCATAGCATTCTTACTCCTGTCAGCCGCCACTCTCCAGTTTGTCAAAAAGGGAGAAGCTAGAAAAGGCTTCTAA
- a CDS encoding cytochrome ubiquinol oxidase subunit I, whose protein sequence is MGISIFFLALVFGIHIVAVNVGIALATLVPILKRRAESTGDSQLVEASRGLFRIYAATYALAGVMGTAFTVFLLSFYPEFVGVAGNITMVPFGIAIVAIVLHFFAIVAYWYGWDAFDSRTHFYTGVLLTVTAYLIPLGFRAVFAFLNTPIGLEFDGKPSLNVLQALANPTFLPLYLKSVVGALALGALFVSAVFAFKGLRSGELSGAEESLYLDGLKWGTVGLFAMAILGAWYAVSLTNTPIKFNNIFSSLGWAIQGVQRFSDYSWLFLLKMALVVLQAYLLLELMVLRPGEAATKRGYTYSILAAVLAALTVLTGEYLNAFSQYPYFVANLPLVASSVPEPWRTILGRSLDLRNTSPLALDPALYSVTILALVVLFAAAGYFLYVVFFKKE, encoded by the coding sequence GTGGGCATCTCTATTTTCTTCCTTGCACTCGTCTTCGGGATACACATTGTAGCAGTCAACGTGGGTATTGCCCTTGCAACCCTAGTCCCCATCCTCAAGAGGCGGGCCGAGTCCACGGGAGACTCCCAGCTCGTGGAGGCTAGCAGGGGCCTTTTTAGGATCTACGCGGCGACGTACGCGCTAGCGGGAGTCATGGGGACGGCGTTTACAGTCTTCCTGCTGAGCTTCTACCCAGAGTTCGTGGGGGTTGCGGGCAACATAACGATGGTACCCTTTGGGATCGCGATAGTGGCAATAGTCCTCCACTTCTTCGCCATCGTCGCCTACTGGTACGGCTGGGACGCGTTCGACTCCAGGACGCACTTCTACACGGGCGTCCTGCTAACCGTTACTGCATACTTGATCCCCCTGGGCTTCAGGGCTGTGTTCGCGTTCCTGAACACCCCCATCGGACTAGAATTCGACGGGAAGCCGTCGCTGAACGTGCTACAGGCCCTGGCCAACCCGACGTTCCTGCCCCTGTACCTCAAGAGCGTCGTGGGGGCGCTCGCGCTGGGGGCGCTCTTCGTCTCGGCCGTGTTCGCGTTCAAGGGCCTGAGGAGCGGGGAGCTGTCCGGAGCCGAGGAGAGCCTCTACCTGGACGGCTTGAAGTGGGGCACTGTAGGCCTCTTCGCGATGGCTATACTCGGCGCGTGGTATGCCGTGTCGCTGACGAACACCCCGATAAAGTTTAACAACATATTCTCGTCTCTCGGCTGGGCTATCCAGGGGGTACAGAGGTTCTCGGACTACTCCTGGCTCTTCCTGCTTAAGATGGCTCTCGTAGTGCTACAGGCCTACCTGCTCCTAGAGCTAATGGTGCTCAGACCAGGCGAGGCAGCGACGAAGAGAGGCTACACGTACTCGATTCTGGCGGCTGTCCTCGCAGCCCTAACAGTGCTCACAGGCGAGTACCTTAACGCTTTCAGCCAGTACCCCTACTTCGTCGCAAACCTGCCGCTAGTAGCGTCCAGTGTGCCTGAGCCGTGGAGAACTATACTTGGCAGGTCACTAGACCTCAGGAACACCAGCCCCCTGGCGCTAGACCCTGCACTCTATTCCGTAACAATCCTAGCCCTTGTAGTGCTGTTCGCCGCGGCGGGATACTTCCTTTACGTCGTCTTCTTCAAAAAGGAGTAG
- a CDS encoding cytochrome ubiquinol oxidase subunit I, translating to MNLLEQWLSYPAAPDRVLSTIGIEIHWLILQYVLGLPLLIAVALLAYKKSGDSRWERMARTMTKALGLVFAVGAASGTASEFGLVVVWPNVLEAAGRYLFFPLYLEIFAFLTEIVFIYLLVFGWGKLSTNAKIAVAFLAMFGAWFSGAMITSVNSYMVAPTGIVPAYDPFSGWKYDQGYPKVLLVVPREIVGVLDVGKLQSLGMEVVGDTGQGVAVKMPSRIVARLAAEAWGGVRVRDSVLKLVVKPEAVGAVGDLLVKDVVDRILLLTVQTVGYTTVTFQSPVYPGTLLHSIGAGLTVTAFTVLGAYSLLLLRSRDEKSREYYLLGLKFGAIASLLTVFLQGAVFGHVMGEEIAKYNPEKLAAMEGTSSSILSISRLLGLEKLMAFIAYGSFDARLPGYDGIPVDYCTLLGAPRVTDCRPPLVVHYLYYAKVGLSVLLGLYALLLVLLLYRRANLPGYLLWLGALSPVLAQLVSFLGWAVREIGRKPWTVYGVMTVDVAHTANPADPLAYVIVALLFLGALAGLVYASWKVLYEPSVKG from the coding sequence ATGAACCTTCTAGAGCAGTGGCTTAGCTACCCTGCGGCGCCCGACAGGGTTCTAAGCACCATCGGCATAGAGATCCACTGGCTGATACTGCAATACGTCCTGGGCTTGCCCCTGCTAATCGCAGTTGCACTGCTAGCCTACAAGAAGAGCGGGGACTCGAGGTGGGAGCGCATGGCTAGGACGATGACCAAGGCTCTAGGCTTAGTCTTCGCAGTGGGGGCAGCGTCGGGGACTGCCAGCGAGTTTGGGCTAGTAGTTGTATGGCCTAACGTGCTGGAGGCCGCCGGCAGGTACCTCTTCTTCCCCCTGTACCTCGAGATATTCGCCTTCCTGACAGAGATAGTCTTCATATACCTCCTGGTCTTCGGGTGGGGTAAGCTCTCAACCAACGCGAAGATAGCGGTCGCCTTCCTGGCAATGTTCGGCGCGTGGTTCAGCGGGGCTATGATCACCAGCGTCAACAGCTATATGGTTGCGCCAACCGGCATCGTGCCGGCATACGACCCGTTCTCGGGGTGGAAGTACGACCAGGGCTACCCCAAGGTGCTCCTCGTCGTCCCGAGGGAGATAGTGGGCGTGCTCGACGTGGGCAAGCTGCAGTCTCTCGGCATGGAAGTCGTGGGCGACACCGGGCAGGGCGTGGCTGTGAAGATGCCGTCGAGGATCGTGGCAAGGCTGGCGGCTGAAGCCTGGGGAGGCGTTAGAGTCAGAGACAGCGTCTTGAAGCTCGTCGTCAAGCCCGAGGCTGTGGGCGCTGTGGGAGACCTCCTCGTAAAGGACGTCGTGGACAGGATCCTACTCCTGACAGTCCAGACAGTGGGCTACACTACCGTGACTTTCCAGTCGCCAGTCTACCCCGGCACCCTACTCCACTCTATCGGCGCAGGCCTCACGGTAACGGCCTTCACAGTCCTGGGCGCGTACTCGCTACTCCTGCTCAGGTCTAGGGACGAGAAGAGTAGGGAGTACTACCTGCTAGGCTTGAAGTTTGGAGCTATCGCCTCGCTCCTGACAGTCTTCCTCCAGGGAGCAGTCTTCGGCCACGTCATGGGCGAGGAGATAGCGAAGTACAACCCCGAGAAGCTCGCCGCCATGGAGGGAACTAGCTCCTCCATACTCAGCATATCCAGGCTCCTAGGCCTGGAGAAGCTCATGGCCTTCATAGCCTACGGGAGCTTCGACGCCAGGCTACCGGGCTACGACGGCATACCCGTTGACTACTGCACTCTCCTCGGAGCGCCGCGCGTCACGGACTGCAGGCCGCCGCTCGTGGTGCACTACCTCTACTACGCCAAGGTAGGGCTGTCCGTGCTCTTGGGCTTGTACGCACTGCTACTGGTACTCCTCCTGTACAGGAGGGCGAACCTCCCAGGCTATCTACTGTGGCTCGGGGCTCTGTCCCCTGTTCTAGCGCAGCTCGTCAGCTTCCTCGGCTGGGCTGTACGCGAGATAGGCAGGAAGCCGTGGACCGTGTACGGCGTCATGACCGTCGACGTAGCCCACACGGCGAACCCCGCAGACCCCCTAGCCTACGTCATCGTGGCCTTGCTGTTCCTGGGCGCGCTGGCAGGGCTGGTGTACGCGTCCTGGAAAGTCCTGTACGAGCCGTCGGTTAAAGGGTGA
- a CDS encoding pepsin/retropepsin-like aspartic protease family protein, giving the protein MAVRVRVRVESGGRELVTTALLNTGFESDDAEILLPLRAAERLGLWPPPSDARTETYVSASGYMRVVKIPRAGTVTVLAGDRSSESVVADFLVSEVTDEVLLNDKLIGRLKIVIEEPGEGLWRFRDEDRPRASERPERWL; this is encoded by the coding sequence ATGGCCGTGAGGGTCAGAGTCAGGGTTGAGAGCGGGGGCAGGGAGCTCGTCACGACAGCCCTGCTGAACACGGGCTTCGAGAGCGACGACGCCGAAATCCTGCTGCCGCTGAGGGCCGCCGAGAGGCTAGGGCTTTGGCCGCCGCCCAGCGACGCGAGGACGGAGACATACGTCTCGGCCTCCGGCTACATGAGGGTCGTGAAGATACCCAGAGCTGGCACGGTCACCGTCCTCGCGGGGGACAGATCCTCGGAGAGCGTGGTTGCGGACTTCCTAGTCTCGGAGGTCACCGACGAGGTTCTACTGAACGACAAGCTCATAGGGAGGCTCAAGATAGTGATCGAGGAGCCAGGAGAGGGGCTGTGGAGGTTCAGGGACGAGGACAGGCCCAGGGCGAGCGAGAGGCCTGAGAGGTGGCTCTGA
- a CDS encoding AbrB/MazE/SpoVT family DNA-binding domain-containing protein: protein MRIRRRVGPGGRVMIPKAVRESLGIKEGDAVVMEARDGKSS, encoded by the coding sequence TTGAGGATTAGAAGGCGTGTCGGGCCTGGGGGCCGGGTTATGATACCGAAGGCCGTGAGGGAGAGCCTGGGCATTAAGGAGGGGGACGCCGTAGTCATGGAGGCGAGAGACGGGAAATCGTCATAA
- a CDS encoding prolyl oligopeptidase family serine peptidase has protein sequence MSSGYEWLEDLDDPRVRAFIEEQNRRFREYVGDEADRLYPKLLELYSMPFTVDASIYSGGFYTLTREKGTFTVKRYEYGETVAETVLEARQLGDDVVLTSISATPDGRLLAVLYSRAGSDYTHTLILDAESGERLRGPEGYVSPPVWLGQGRFLYVRTYRSGRAPDGVEAPTSRVFLAELGGGEEMVFGGGLGTNWIVSLSPDYEHGAVYAVAMHGWTKSRVYEYRGSGWSLLYDPGDSRAYPVGRGEGGVYLLSYENGLGQILRLGESPEVVVGAEKHPIGDAVVHRRGILAVRLVDGADRLEAYSLDGAREGEVVLEEKPGSLTVLSRGWGRALVRYESFDTPSKLYLLEGRSARLVEGSSLPLDLEVRDMWVASRDGTSIHGFEVRSRRARDARVAVVYGYGGFALPIKPRFYPEAVVLLEEGATFVSTNLRGGGEYGEEWHRAGMRENKARVFEDFEAFLEYYKSRGYFTVATGRSNGGLLVAAAVARRPDLVDVALVGYPLTDMLRFHKLYLGRLWITEYGDPEKPEDRRILESYSPLHNLKPEARRVTVLAYTGMADDRVHPSHALKFVARLLDLGAEAYLRVEEGSGHLGAVPQTRAREAAEVLALVEKKIREKVF, from the coding sequence GTGTCGAGCGGCTACGAGTGGCTCGAAGACCTTGACGACCCGCGCGTTAGGGCGTTCATAGAGGAGCAGAACAGGAGGTTCAGGGAGTACGTCGGGGACGAGGCGGACAGGCTGTACCCCAAGCTACTCGAGCTCTACAGCATGCCCTTCACCGTGGACGCCTCAATCTACAGCGGGGGCTTCTACACGCTCACGCGCGAGAAGGGCACTTTCACTGTGAAGAGGTACGAGTACGGGGAGACGGTGGCCGAGACAGTCCTGGAGGCCAGACAATTAGGGGATGACGTGGTGCTCACGTCCATCTCCGCTACTCCGGACGGCAGGCTACTGGCAGTGCTCTACAGCAGGGCTGGCTCAGACTACACGCACACCCTGATCCTGGACGCCGAGAGCGGCGAGAGGCTCAGGGGGCCCGAGGGCTACGTCTCCCCGCCCGTGTGGCTGGGGCAGGGGAGGTTCCTCTACGTGAGGACTTACAGGTCTGGCAGGGCGCCCGACGGCGTGGAGGCGCCGACCAGCAGGGTCTTCCTCGCGGAGCTGGGCGGCGGCGAGGAGATGGTGTTCGGCGGGGGCCTCGGGACGAACTGGATAGTCTCCCTGAGCCCCGACTACGAGCACGGCGCCGTCTACGCCGTGGCGATGCACGGGTGGACGAAGTCCAGGGTCTACGAGTACAGGGGCTCCGGGTGGAGCCTCCTCTACGACCCCGGGGACTCGAGGGCCTACCCCGTCGGCAGGGGGGAGGGGGGCGTGTACCTGCTCAGCTACGAGAACGGCCTGGGCCAGATCCTGAGGCTCGGCGAGTCCCCGGAGGTGGTGGTGGGGGCCGAGAAGCACCCCATCGGGGACGCCGTAGTGCACCGCAGAGGGATCCTCGCCGTCAGGCTGGTCGACGGCGCGGACAGGCTGGAGGCCTACAGCCTGGACGGCGCGAGGGAGGGTGAGGTGGTGCTCGAGGAGAAGCCCGGGAGCCTGACAGTCCTGTCCAGGGGGTGGGGGAGGGCGCTGGTGAGGTACGAGTCCTTCGACACTCCGAGCAAGCTCTACCTCCTCGAGGGCCGTAGCGCCAGGCTCGTGGAGGGGTCTAGCCTGCCCCTAGACCTCGAGGTAAGGGACATGTGGGTGGCCTCGCGGGACGGCACGAGTATCCACGGCTTCGAAGTCAGGAGCAGGAGGGCCAGGGACGCCAGGGTGGCAGTCGTGTACGGATACGGGGGCTTCGCGCTGCCAATCAAGCCGAGGTTCTACCCGGAGGCAGTCGTACTGCTGGAAGAGGGCGCCACCTTCGTCTCGACGAACCTCAGGGGCGGGGGCGAGTACGGGGAGGAGTGGCACAGGGCCGGGATGAGGGAGAACAAGGCCAGAGTGTTCGAGGACTTCGAGGCTTTCCTAGAGTACTACAAGTCCAGGGGCTACTTCACGGTGGCCACGGGGAGGAGCAACGGGGGCCTGCTGGTGGCGGCGGCCGTGGCGAGGAGGCCTGACCTCGTGGACGTCGCGCTCGTCGGCTACCCCCTCACGGACATGCTGCGCTTCCACAAGCTCTACCTCGGGAGGCTCTGGATCACGGAGTACGGCGACCCGGAGAAACCGGAGGACAGGAGGATCCTCGAGTCCTACTCGCCGCTCCACAACCTTAAGCCCGAGGCGAGGCGCGTCACAGTTCTGGCATACACGGGCATGGCGGACGACAGAGTCCACCCCTCCCACGCCCTCAAGTTCGTAGCCAGGCTACTCGACCTCGGCGCGGAAGCATACCTCAGGGTAGAGGAGGGCAGCGGGCACCTCGGCGCGGTGCCCCAGACTAGGGCCAGGGAGGCCGCTGAGGTACTAGCACTAGTAGAGAAGAAGATAAGAGAAAAAGTATTTTAG
- a CDS encoding archaellin/type IV pilin N-terminal domain-containing protein, which translates to MAKRQAISPVIATVIIVAVTIAVAIAVAFWMTGIIGLFTGFEQLTIDAINAVPTILPGGFPGWEVSVTVTNRGTSPTSITHIYINGYLAWDIGGIIIVGCPALFGVDVDPPAGAGAIPFNPGESRTITLTITKGGTCGPTTLNPGGSVEVKLHTSGGKDYPKLVVLP; encoded by the coding sequence ATGGCGAAGAGACAGGCGATAAGCCCGGTCATAGCCACTGTCATAATCGTCGCGGTCACCATAGCGGTCGCAATAGCAGTAGCCTTCTGGATGACAGGCATAATAGGCCTCTTCACGGGCTTCGAGCAACTCACAATAGACGCCATAAACGCAGTTCCAACAATCCTCCCAGGAGGATTCCCAGGCTGGGAGGTAAGCGTAACGGTCACTAACAGGGGTACAAGCCCGACGAGCATAACGCATATATACATTAACGGCTACCTGGCGTGGGACATCGGTGGTATAATTATTGTAGGGTGTCCTGCTCTATTTGGTGTAGATGTAGATCCACCAGCAGGAGCAGGAGCTATTCCGTTCAATCCGGGTGAGTCCAGGACGATTACTCTGACAATTACAAAAGGTGGAACATGCGGGCCGACAACGCTTAATCCTGGTGGTAGCGTGGAGGTCAAGCTCCACACGTCTGGCGGCAAGGATTACCCGAAGCTCGTAGTCCTGCCCTAA
- a CDS encoding CidB/LrgB family autolysis modulator, producing MTALGAFLTLATYYAYTKLYERRRAFYLNPVLLSILTICLLLHATGASYSSYMESAGLISYLLGPAVVSLAVPLYKQRAVVARYSKQILAGIAVGGMVAIVTAVLPLRLSGSPREVVLSTAPKSVTTAIAVGVSEKIGGLPPLTAVLVILTGIMGNAAGVELLDKAGVKSKVARGLAMGVSSHGLGTARVVLEDELEGAVSGLAMALNGVYTSVVLPLVIVYLAP from the coding sequence TTGACGGCTCTAGGCGCCTTCTTGACGCTGGCAACGTACTACGCGTACACGAAGCTGTACGAGCGCAGGAGAGCGTTCTACCTCAACCCAGTCCTGCTCTCAATACTCACTATATGCCTCCTCCTACACGCCACGGGGGCCAGCTACTCCAGCTACATGGAGAGCGCCGGGCTGATAAGCTACCTACTCGGCCCCGCAGTCGTGAGCCTGGCAGTACCCCTCTACAAGCAGAGGGCGGTGGTAGCGAGGTACTCCAAGCAGATACTAGCCGGCATAGCAGTCGGGGGCATGGTGGCCATCGTGACAGCCGTGCTCCCCCTACGGCTCTCCGGCTCGCCCAGAGAAGTCGTCCTGAGCACAGCCCCCAAGAGCGTGACGACAGCAATAGCCGTGGGGGTCAGCGAGAAGATAGGCGGGCTACCACCCCTGACAGCAGTCCTAGTCATACTCACAGGCATAATGGGGAACGCCGCCGGAGTAGAGCTACTGGACAAGGCCGGGGTAAAGAGCAAGGTGGCGAGAGGCCTAGCAATGGGCGTCTCCTCCCACGGCCTAGGGACAGCCAGGGTAGTCCTAGAAGACGAGCTCGAGGGGGCCGTAAGCGGCCTCGCAATGGCCCTGAACGGCGTCTACACCTCAGTCGTGCTACCGCTAGTCATAGTCTACCTCGCGCCCTAG
- a CDS encoding CidA/LrgA family protein produces MYKGLAIIFGFLLLGELTSNILALPVPGSVLGMVYLTLALLVGLVRLEDVEREAEFLVRNMSVMFIPPGVGIMLYWGLVQSQLVPLALALVASFLATLLLTGKLVEALGGEGP; encoded by the coding sequence GTGTACAAGGGGCTGGCGATAATATTCGGCTTCCTCCTCCTGGGCGAGTTGACGAGCAACATCCTCGCACTGCCGGTGCCAGGTAGCGTCCTAGGCATGGTATACCTCACGCTAGCCCTCCTGGTAGGGCTCGTGAGGCTTGAAGACGTGGAGAGGGAGGCAGAGTTCCTGGTGAGGAACATGAGTGTAATGTTCATCCCGCCGGGCGTGGGGATAATGCTCTACTGGGGTCTAGTCCAGTCGCAACTAGTACCCCTAGCGCTCGCGCTCGTGGCGAGCTTCCTCGCGACGCTACTACTGACCGGCAAGCTGGTCGAGGCGCTCGGCGGTGAAGGGCCTTGA